The window GCTAAATAATGAACCTTTCTAAAGGTCTGCATACTTTTATGTCATGCCTTggtttttttgaacttttaggAATACACGAAAAGTCAAATTGTCGGGCTAATCAACCTTGTTGCCACCATGAATGGCTGGAGGAGGAGGGCCAGATTAGAAGTGTTGGAAAGGATAGATTCACTGCCATGAGATTTCCATCATATGAATCCTCAAAGTTTCTTTCATCAGCTTACATTTTTTCCCTGTATAATTGATGTAAAGGtggatttatttttttatttccatTCTTACTTCGAGGTTGATGGTGTATATTTTACATCAATTATAAGTGTAATATATCCTTTTCTAAAGGGGAATAGCGAGTGTAATTTTGAGCTGCGAGATGTGTACCTTGCCCTGCTGTTCCACTATTTATGGTCATGAATTTTGTCATTCAGAAGAAAGTGGCACTCATTCCTTCATAATTTTATCGATATTTTAAACTTGTTTATGGCAAATGCAGTTTATCAAATTCATGCTCGCATGACCACTTTaaccaaaaatgaaattctcTCCTGTGTTTTAAGGGATTAACATTGCTATGTTTATCTAGCAATTATCCATCTGCCATCAGGCGTAAGAGGGTAggtaacacacacacacacacacacacacacacacacatatatatatatatatatatatatatatatatatatatgtgtatcaTAATTGTTGAGAATTTTGAATACTTGTACTCAAATAATCCACTATCTTGGTTCTGCATGCATGAAAATATGTTCTACGCATGTTTGTCATAGATATTTAGTAGTAACTATTTTATTAGTTTGTTCCTTTGCCTTTAGAAATAATAAGAACttctttttttgtaatttttgcgcAGGAATAATAAGAACTTAGCAATGCATCactttatcttttttattttgtattgaATATATTAGTTCATGGTCTGCAAATAATATGGCTGAAGTATAATAATGGTTAAGACTGACAAATGTATGCTCAAATGAAGAGTACACATAATATATGATCAACCAACAGCATACCATACCCAATTATATATGGTAGAGTCGAGAGTGGAATAATATGTGGAGTACTTCTTATGCACAAACAAGTCAAGTCATGTAATTCGAAGGCCCATTTCCCGGCCGAATGCGCATCCCCCCGCAATTTGTCTGCACAatttattttgcaaaatgtaaaATAAACTAGTATAAAAtctaacccaaaaaataaaaataaaaaaaaaagtaaaataaactGTTCAATGTTATGACCAGAGTCATTCAACGTGAAATGGTACGCGTTGATCAGATGCAAAATCATGTCATAAATCGAAAGCTGGGAGCAATGACAAGATGGACGAAGATAAAATCGaaataatttctttctttttcacaaTGAATATAGACATTAttgctcttcttcttcttctttggggttatttttttttttattttttttgccctttttctaTGTTGTGTATGTGTTCTGTCAATGGTCGAAGGGATTTGAAAAACTGGGAAAGTATAAAAGTCTCTACTTCGAAGAAGCAACGGGTGATTGCGTGATGTTTCCTATCATCGATAATGCTACACAAGGCTGCTCAGCAGGTACCTGCAAAACAATACAACCAGGGaaacatattattattattaaagaTTTCAGGACATATAACtaagaagaaaattttcttctAACTCTTAACAAAATACCTATGAAGTTTCTAccaaagaaatttttgaaactctGATGCTACATTGTCGGCCAGCCAATAATGGCAGTAAATGCTGGTCATATCATTTCAAGAACTCTCTCACACATCAAGTTTGTGTGGTTAATCAACtatgaaaaatttaaatttgaaatttaacttttgcacacatatcatgaatcaaacggtgatagtgtatataagatttactctgaTCTATATATCATAACTTTACTTATTCACTTCCTTCataaaacaaaccaaaaaatatatatatatatataaggaagAAAAATTAAGAGAAAGAGTTATAGTTTGCCCTTTTTTTggggggttgggggggggggggtttagGTATGAAGAGATACGGTACTAATATTATTATAGCGATTCAAGTCAATAGTGTGAGTTGTCAAGACTCATAATTTTATAACAGAGACAAAAGTTAGCAATAAATATGAGAATAGACAGTTTGACTTACAAAGTGGCCAGCTTTAAGAATCCAGTAGAAATGTAGATTTCTGTATGACTTGGTGAAACCCTTTGTGCTCTTTTCACCTCCACAATACAGAGGCGTTCTATCCGTGTTCAAGAAATTTGTGATCCCATCCCACCTGTGAAGACAACATAGAGAATTACTGATCAGAATgaaaacccttttatttttttttggggggggaggAGTTATGAGTTATGACTTCTTCTTACTTGAGCTTTTCAACCCATGCGTTGGTTCCCTTGGTTGCGCAGATGAGATCAAGCTACAAGCAAACAACAAAATAGTTGTAATACCTTCAATTGGACTActtaccttaaaaaaaaaaaaaaaaaaagagaaatggaCCAAGTTAAATGGTACTACTAGCATAGATGATCATAACACATCCCTGATCAAGACTCTAGTGTTTCTTATTCTATTGCCACTGTTGCATAATTCAATTGCAGTCAATAAATCACTCTTCCGCAAATATCTTTTGCTTGGACTGAAGGTATGCACTTCTTTTGTTTAAATCTGATAGGAATCTTACCTGTCCATTGTAGATAGATACATTCACCCCTTTTGCTAAGAGTTCATCCACCTGCAAAATACGGTTGaacaaataaaagtaaaatcAATAAATATAAGTGACAATATTGGTCCTATCCTGTCTCAGTTGGGATGCCAAAGGATGCTCTGCTTAGATTGGAAGGTAAGTACAATAATTAAGAAAGCAACAACTCATTTGTAAACTGTTCAGACAAAATATCAGCAGATCATCCTGAATTTATTGACCATCTTTTGTcccggaaaagaaaaaaaaaaacaatctgaTTTAGTACCTCACTGATCCGTGGACTCATGAAATCACCTTGCAGTGCTGCAAAAACCTGATTGGACTGCTCTCCCCACCTGTTAAAACCCTTTTACAACGTTAATGACAATCCAGTGCTGGAGCTCGGAGGGAATGTGTGAAGATTTTCGAATGATCAGAAAACTCACGTGAGATTTTGTGGTATGATCTTTAACTTCTTTTTAATCGGACCATTCATCAACTTATCAAGATCAGCTTCACCTCCAGGAGTGGACCTCAAGGTCTGAAGGTACCTTGAGTACCTTTTTAGAGAAATTTCCTGTTTTAGTTCTACTGATGCAGCTGTCAATGATAAAGGGTCCTCGTCTGAATCCAAGAGGAAATTGTAGAAATCCTGAATGTGATAGATAATCAATCAACTTAGACAGGCATAAAAGTACAAATCTTTTTCTGATTGACTCTGAACTTGATTAAACTATGGAAACATTTACAACACACAGTCCCATACCACATTGTTACTATAGTGGGAAATCAAGCCTTCCAATGCGCTCCATGTGTCTGTAGCCTCTGACATCTTACCAGCTGCAATTTGCTGTTTGATTTGAAGAGCCAAACTGCATCATGAAATAGGCCTATTAGACAACTGAAAATTCTTCTAGCTCGATCCTGTTAAACAGTTCTAGCTGATAAAAGTATATGAAGGACCTGTCTGATTTTTGCAAACCATTGTTGTCAAGCCTCGAGACATCTTTCAAGAGAGGACCCCAAGAAGACTGCACGTTGATCACAGAGCTTGGTCAGCCGTTTTTAACTTCTTAAACAAGCAAAATTGAGGGATCAGGAGATGAATGTAGAACTGAAACATGGTCAGTTACAGATTACTGAAACTGCTTACAGTGAAGTCTTCAGGTGAGATCCAGCTATCGCCCAATGCAACTCCTATATGAAAAGGGTAACAACTCAGAACTTTAGGATTGTTGAGAAAAGAAGTACTCCTCAGTTCCAAGTATAGAGAAGCAATAATCACCTCCAAGATTTAGCTTTAACTTTCCAGCCTGAATAGCATTTAAAGCAGATAAAGCTAGAGTAACAGCAAATTTGCCACCATAAGACTCTGCTACAATATACAGAGGACTCTTTTGGAGGGTCTCATTCTTATTGAATACTTCAATCAACAATGTAGTTCCATCAGTTGCAGCCTCGACATCAGTCTTCACAAATAATGTTGTGTCTTCCACAAAGCTGTATCCTGTCCCAACTGGATGGTCCTATAGACATTGTATTCGCGAAGACAAAATCAGATAAGAATGTAAAACAAATCCCTCCAGAAAAATCCCATTAAATTTGTAAAGCAGCAATAGCACTCGTGATAATTTACGGACATTATACTTCCTAGTACGTACCACAAACAGGAGATCAGCTTTCTGCAACCATGTTGAGTTTCTCGGCTTCAGGAACTCATCTAGAGGCCCAACCTCTTGAAAGTTACCAATTCCAACTCCTGAAGCGCCCTTGAGTTCGCAAGATAGAGATAATTGTATCAGAAAAACGAAAAGCAGTGAAGATTGAAACTGGAGAGCATCCCACAAGTATTTTGATACTCACAGGACCACCCTGTAACCAAAGAATTATTGGCCAAGGCTTTTGTGGATCTTCAATCCTGTTTGGGCTTCTGTAGTACCACCAGAACATGTGAGCCTCTGAAAGAAACACAAGAATTCAAGATCAGCATTCTGAGATAAATCCAAATAATTCAGCACTACTAAATATCTGAATTGGGATGAAGATTGATGCTGGGATTTAGCTTACTTGGCCTGACTTGAACATAGCCCCACGCTTCGGATCCATCTTGAGTTCTAACTGCGCTGACTTCTCCCTCATGAAACAGTAGAACCAGAAGAAGAGAAACAACAACGTGGGACTTTTTCATATCAATCAGAcacaaaaaagagagagaaccaATCCCCACAAAATCAGGCTGTGAAAAGTTTTTATGTGCAGAGATTGATGAAAGCTGAAGGACTAAAGATAGTCTGATTATATGTGCAAAAAGAATGACCATATATATGTTGTACCAGTCGCTATCTGCAACAGAAACAACTAAAATAGTGGCAACAGCTAAACAAAGGGACCCAATAAATTTGACATCACAGATCAATCTTCAAGATGAACGATTAGGGAAACTATTTGTTTAGAGCATCTGTCAACTGTCAATTCACAGGGTGAATAGATAAAAATAGGTTAATTTACAAGTCACTGAAGCTTGCAAGACATGCCAATCTAGGACCACCATTGGCCCATGTCATGCTGCAAGTCAATAATTGGATGCTCCAGTAACAAAACCTTCCCCATGTGAGATTAATTAAAACATGGGGTAATATTCCAAATTTGCAAAGATTACTTTATGTAAAAGGTAGGtgaatcttatatatatatattaaactGGGTAATTTATGGATTATTAAAAGGTAGTATTTGTTGTTAATGATTTTTCTACTCGTTCGTTGAGACACATAAATCTCATTCGCACTATCATGGACACAAAACTAACAATTATTACTCCCTCTTACATTCATTTATATGCTTTTCCAATCTAATAGATATCTAAATATATCTTAACAAGTACTCAATGAACATTCTTTAATTATGCAATTAGTGTGCAAAAGGGCTAAGCGCAGTGTTACACATACTACTAATAGCTACCAGAAGGACATACCATGTCTCCAAAAACTGGCACATATCTATCATACCCAATTGATTTGATCCAAAGCAACAAGCCCAATTGCATTCAGAGTAATTAATCGATTGCCAAATTAATCGATCGAGATTAGGTTAAGTTTACGTATAAAGTGCATTAATGCAGAGATCTTTAATATTTCACTGCACAATTGCTGTTTCTAAATGGATTGTCAtacaaaaattaataatttattttcctAAGGAAGCACAAAGAGTCAAGTTATCTTATAATTTGATTGGAATGAATTATAATCTTTATGAGTGTTTTCCACTCAAGATCAAGCCGAAAATCACTGATTGGACCACTCGTTTTTCAGTTTTCATCATTTGGTGTGGTGAATTCAACATCAGAACACACGCGCAAACCAAACTTGAATTAAATATTTCTGAATTCATTGGACTCCTCAATCAATCATACGCGCCAAACGAAGAcgattaaaagaagaagaaaatccaAATCGACTGCTCCTTGAAGACCACTTTTGCAGGATCATCAAAGCGGTTCGACTATGAAGTCAACTGAATGCAAGCTGCTATTCGAGCACCTAAATATGATACGCTTCATGTTTTAATGCTGTTAATATCATTTATGTCCCATTTGTGTTAGTATAAACTTTTGTTCATGGTTGTCAATCACCACTGTAATAAATTAGTataattcgaatttgaatttgaaatttaaattttgcatatgtgtcGTGCGTCCAACCATAATaatgtatatactgtcagtgtatataaaatttactctaaaCATTGTTGGTGTAAATTAGTTTTTGTCTACTTTGAAAATTTAATTTGTGAACATCAACTCAGTCTGAAATGTTTTTAATCTTGGGAAAATTGCattaaaccaaaattaactcAACAAAATTTAATTGTCCATTCCCTCCGAAACCAAaaaatgcatattttttttttatgtgggTCATTTTTGTCGTGCTCCTACATGTCCTCCTTTGAAATCGGGTTAATTACTCGGTGCTATATACAAAGTAATAAAATGTTTACCTTTGCTTGGCTATGTAATTCTTAAGCAAAATTAATCCAAAAGTAGAGAAAACTAAAGCATGCACGAGAACCCATTTATTGCTCAGTGAAGAGTTCAAAGTACGgaattaatttgttttttctaTATTACGctttttccaacaaaaaaaaaaaaaaaaaaaaaacttacagcTCTAACTTTTTTGTTACTTAAAATGTTTTCAACCAGTATGTATTTCTTAATCAAGGACAGAATTAATCTTGCTACtcttttttcttaattaatttaCTCTTGAAAAACTTTTGTATATTAATTACCACAACATATGCTGTAATTTGTAAATGAACTATTCATAAACCTGGTCTGATCTCTTTCTCCCAAAGAATAACAACATGGAATACAACAACAATAGGAGAGAATATATGGATTCTtcgtttctctctctctttcccccTTCCACTTGTCCTCTTAGTTTCATTGTCAAATAGCTttccatacttttttttttctgttctaAATAATGATCATGCTGTTggccccccacccccccccccccctttttttctgGCTTCCTTCATCTTTTAGTACTTCTATTATTTTGGGAAACGTGCTAAATAGGTTGTCAACAGAAGTTCCACAGCTAACGTATACCACTCTTTGGACAacatggaatttctggatttatgATGTCCCATGCTGCTGTTTCCTGCTTTTCTTGCCTCCATAATATGCTATATAGAGTCGATCCCACTATCATAAATTGATTGAATTGGCAATAACggattttttcctttcaaaagaTTGCGTATTCATGTAAATGACCTATGGTGCGAGAAATATGTTTTGACTTATTTATGATAGTGGCCGAAATCGAATCCACTCAAATTCGAGTcttgcaggaaaaaaaaaaaaaaacttgataacTTTTTGAATAAGTCCATCACAACAATGCTATATATTACTCTGATCAAATAATAGAGAGTGAAATTATTGTTGTGACGGTTTGTGATGACAACATGATTATGATtttagttttctattttttatccTAAATAGAAAAAGACGGTTCTTCTACATATTTTAACTTTTGACAATCTTTAGTATTTTCTGAGAAAGAATAATGAAAGAGGAGTGTGGGAATATTAATCTTCgtgataattttagaaacctcctttGAGGTTTCTGATAATTTTATCTAGTACTTTTGGGGTTTTCAATATTATACTTACTTCCCTTGATCctataaaatgaccaaaatgatcttaacatattaatatttttcatgCAATTAAACAATCTATTTCTAATTTTGCACATATTAATACATTTCACATAATTAGACATTTAATCGAAACAAAAACAACTTTCAAACATGGAATAATCAATTGTGTCCTAAACATAATTCTAACACATTGCAAATCAATTTTAGCTTTACTTAGAGGATTTGGAGATGAATAGAAGAAGATGTAagctaaaaattttaaaaggatAGAGCTAGTGTTAGTACTCTAACAGTTGAGGGATAGGATGTTATATTAATAATGTAGTTGGTGAAATGTTTTGAGCTTAACggtgctgatttttttttttcggttgagGTGATGATGGTAGTAA is drawn from Coffea arabica cultivar ET-39 chromosome 1c, Coffea Arabica ET-39 HiFi, whole genome shotgun sequence and contains these coding sequences:
- the LOC113727129 gene encoding serine carboxypeptidase-like 51 — translated: MVILFAHIIRLSLVLQLSSISAHKNFSQPDFVGIGSLSFLCLIDMKKSHVVVSLLLVLLFHEGEVSAVRTQDGSEAWGYVQVRPKAHMFWWYYRSPNRIEDPQKPWPIILWLQGGPGASGVGIGNFQEVGPLDEFLKPRNSTWLQKADLLFVDHPVGTGYSFVEDTTLFVKTDVEAATDGTTLLIEVFNKNETLQKSPLYIVAESYGGKFAVTLALSALNAIQAGKLKLNLGGVALGDSWISPEDFTSSWGPLLKDVSRLDNNGLQKSDSLALQIKQQIAAGKMSEATDTWSALEGLISHYSNNVDFYNFLLDSDEDPLSLTAASVELKQEISLKRYSRYLQTLRSTPGGEADLDKLMNGPIKKKLKIIPQNLTWGEQSNQVFAALQGDFMSPRISEVDELLAKGVNVSIYNGQLDLICATKGTNAWVEKLKWDGITNFLNTDRTPLYCGGEKSTKGFTKSYRNLHFYWILKAGHFVPAEQPCVALSMIGNITQSPVASSKQIAGGCAFGREMGLRIT